The Coffea arabica cultivar ET-39 chromosome 9e, Coffea Arabica ET-39 HiFi, whole genome shotgun sequence genome has a window encoding:
- the LOC113710369 gene encoding protein NAR1-like isoform X1 encodes MSSEKFSATLRIGDLNDYIAPSQGCVVSLKANSNPNPNTPPTSSSRLDKFYAENPATLGKAVKPVETEPVKISLKDCLACSGCITSAETVMLEKQSLDEFLSNINKGKAVIVSVSPQSRASLAVHFGLSPLQVFKKLTTLFKTFGVKAVFDTSCSRDLTLIESCYEFITRYRQCHLTTDEKSKLALPMISSACPGWICYAEKTLGSYILPYISSVKSPQQTIGAIIKNHICQMLCIRPEDIYHVTVMPCYDKKLEAVRDDFVFQVEAQGEKMTEVDSVLTTGELLDLIKLRSVDFASLEESPLDKLLANAAEGGHLYGVHGSSGGYAEIIFRYAAKTLFGKEIVGPLNFKTIRNSDFREVTLEVDGETVLKFALCYGFRNLQNVVRKIKAGKCEYQFLEIMACPSGCLNGGGQIKPKPGESAKDLIQSLELKYMENVTEADPLENPIIKGLYAEWLDEPGSEKAKKHMHTEYHPIVKSITSQLQNW; translated from the exons atgtcGTCGGAGAAGTTCTCGGCGACGCTGCGGATAGGCGACTTGAATGATTATATCGCGCCATCTCAGGGCTGCGTTGTTTCTCTAAAGGCTAATTCCAATCCTAATCCCAATACTCCTCCTACTTCCTCTTCCAGGCTCGATAAATTTTATGCTGAG AACCCTGCGACACTTGGGAAAGCTGTCAAACCAGTGGAAACTGAACCTGTAAAAATTTCCCTCAAGGACTGTCTAGCTTGCAG TGGGTGCATAACCTCGGCTGAGACTGTGATGCTTGAGAAGCAGAGCTTAGATGAGTTTCTTTCTAATATCAATAAAGGAAAGGCTGTCATTGTCTCTGTGTCTCCCCAGTCTAGAGCCTCTCTTGCTGTTCATTTTGGCCTTTCTCCACTTCAG GTTTTCAAAAAGCTGACAACATTATTTAAAACATTTGGAGTGAAGGCTGTTTTTGATACCAGCTGCAGCCGGGACTTAACGCTTATTGAATCTTGTTATGAATTCATAACTAGATATAGACAATGTCATTTGACTACTGATGAGAAATCCAAATTGGCCCTTCCCATGATTTCTTCTGCCTGTCCAG GTTGGATATGCTATGCTGAAAAAACTCTTGGATCATATATTTTGCCATATATTTCATCAGTCAAGAGCCCTCAACAAACCATTGGAGCTATTATTAAGAACCATATCTGTCAGATGCTATGCATAAG GCCGGAGGATATATACCATGTAACAGTGATGCCATGTTATGACAAGAAACTCGAGGCTGTTAGAGATGACTTTGTTTTTCAAGTTGAAGCACAAGGTGAAAAGATGACAGAGGTAGATTCAGTGTTGACAACGGGAGAGTTGTTAGATCTGATAAAg TTGAGGTCAGTTGATTTTGCAAGCTTAGAAGAGTCTCCTTTGGACAAATT ATTAGCGAATGCTGCTGAAGGCGGCCACCTTTATGGCGTCCATGGAAGCTCTGGAGGATATGCAGAGATAATATTTCGTTACGCTGCTAAAACTCTTTTTGGCAAGGAAATTGTTGGTCCTCTCAACTTCAAGACTATAAGGAATTCTGACTTCAGAGAAGTGACACTTGAA GTAGATGGAGAGACTGTCTTGAAGTTTGCTCTCTGTTACGGTTTCCGTAACCTGCAAAATGTTGTTAGgaaaatcaaagctggaaaatgtgaaTATCAGTTTTTGGAGATCATGGCTTGTCCCTCAG GATGCTTAAATGGTGGAGGTCAAATCAAGCCAAAGCCTGGTGAATCTGCAAAGGATTTGATCCAGTCATTGGAATTGAAGTACATGGAAAAT GTTACTGAGGCTGATCCTCTTGAAAATCCGATCATCAAAGGATTATATGCTGAATGGCTTGATGAACCTGGTTCAGAGAAAGCAAAGAAACACATGCACACAGAGTACCATCCTATAGTGAAAAGCATTACTTCTCAGTTGCAGAACTGGTAA
- the LOC113710369 gene encoding protein NAR1-like isoform X2 yields the protein MSFFLISIKERLSLSLCLPSLEPLLLFILAFLHFSPCVSIQVFKKLTTLFKTFGVKAVFDTSCSRDLTLIESCYEFITRYRQCHLTTDEKSKLALPMISSACPGWICYAEKTLGSYILPYISSVKSPQQTIGAIIKNHICQMLCIRPEDIYHVTVMPCYDKKLEAVRDDFVFQVEAQGEKMTEVDSVLTTGELLDLIKLRSVDFASLEESPLDKLLANAAEGGHLYGVHGSSGGYAEIIFRYAAKTLFGKEIVGPLNFKTIRNSDFREVTLEVDGETVLKFALCYGFRNLQNVVRKIKAGKCEYQFLEIMACPSGCLNGGGQIKPKPGESAKDLIQSLELKYMENVTEADPLENPIIKGLYAEWLDEPGSEKAKKHMHTEYHPIVKSITSQLQNW from the exons ATGAGTTTCTTTCTAATATCAATAAAGGAAAGGCTGTCATTGTCTCTGTGTCTCCCCAGTCTAGAGCCTCTCTTGCTGTTCATTTTGGCCTTTCTCCACTTCAG CCCTTGTGTTTCAATACAGGTTTTCAAAAAGCTGACAACATTATTTAAAACATTTGGAGTGAAGGCTGTTTTTGATACCAGCTGCAGCCGGGACTTAACGCTTATTGAATCTTGTTATGAATTCATAACTAGATATAGACAATGTCATTTGACTACTGATGAGAAATCCAAATTGGCCCTTCCCATGATTTCTTCTGCCTGTCCAG GTTGGATATGCTATGCTGAAAAAACTCTTGGATCATATATTTTGCCATATATTTCATCAGTCAAGAGCCCTCAACAAACCATTGGAGCTATTATTAAGAACCATATCTGTCAGATGCTATGCATAAG GCCGGAGGATATATACCATGTAACAGTGATGCCATGTTATGACAAGAAACTCGAGGCTGTTAGAGATGACTTTGTTTTTCAAGTTGAAGCACAAGGTGAAAAGATGACAGAGGTAGATTCAGTGTTGACAACGGGAGAGTTGTTAGATCTGATAAAg TTGAGGTCAGTTGATTTTGCAAGCTTAGAAGAGTCTCCTTTGGACAAATT ATTAGCGAATGCTGCTGAAGGCGGCCACCTTTATGGCGTCCATGGAAGCTCTGGAGGATATGCAGAGATAATATTTCGTTACGCTGCTAAAACTCTTTTTGGCAAGGAAATTGTTGGTCCTCTCAACTTCAAGACTATAAGGAATTCTGACTTCAGAGAAGTGACACTTGAA GTAGATGGAGAGACTGTCTTGAAGTTTGCTCTCTGTTACGGTTTCCGTAACCTGCAAAATGTTGTTAGgaaaatcaaagctggaaaatgtgaaTATCAGTTTTTGGAGATCATGGCTTGTCCCTCAG GATGCTTAAATGGTGGAGGTCAAATCAAGCCAAAGCCTGGTGAATCTGCAAAGGATTTGATCCAGTCATTGGAATTGAAGTACATGGAAAAT GTTACTGAGGCTGATCCTCTTGAAAATCCGATCATCAAAGGATTATATGCTGAATGGCTTGATGAACCTGGTTCAGAGAAAGCAAAGAAACACATGCACACAGAGTACCATCCTATAGTGAAAAGCATTACTTCTCAGTTGCAGAACTGGTAA